DNA sequence from the Anomalospiza imberbis isolate Cuckoo-Finch-1a 21T00152 chromosome 14, ASM3175350v1, whole genome shotgun sequence genome:
GCAGAGTGAGAGCCCAGTCTTTGCTACAAAGCACTCTCAGCATTTCTGCAGGACTCTGAGCTTTGTTCCCTCTGGTCACAGGTCTGCAACTTGCAGTGAGTCTGCAGTCCCCTCACGGAGGCAGTGCTGAAGGCACCAAGCTGGAACCTTCTTTCCTGCCACATGAAGGGATGGACACACACAACACACGGATATGGGCAAAAGCAACTCCCTGCCACCAGCTCCAACTCCCTGCAAAGGGACCCAACTGAGTTTTGACTGAACTCTCCTTTCCTGGGAAAGCCCCAGTCCCACGATGCCCTGGGTGCACATCCCACCACTCTAGAAGGGAATGAAAAGGAGTCAGACACATCTCTTTCCTCTCCAGACATCATTGCAGTGAAGTTCTATGGTTTGATAAGGCATTTTTATCTTCAGTGAGAATCCAAGCACGGGCAGGAAATCTGCCAAGTCGTGCAAAAACTTCATCTCCCAGCAGCTTGAAAATCCAggatttcccattttctcctcagATGGAACAATCCCTATCCCAGTGGGCATTGTTTATTTAACACCAGTACAGAACAGGGCTAAATAAACCCCTCAGCAGCTGGACCTCAGTATCTTTCACAAAGAGGGACACACAAATGAGCACTTTTTGCAGCTCTCTGGCTTTATCCCACAACCTGCCTTTTTACAGTATCCCTATATATAAATTAGAAAGAGATAAAGCCAAGGATTCACTGCAGCGTCCATGAGAAAGTCCAGTCTGTGTAGCAGTCCCTCGGGATGGTGCTCACTGGGGGGTGAAGGTCAGGATCATCCAGCTGATGACGAAGTAGAAGAGGAAGATGGGGTACACGACGAGGGCCTTGCGGTTGGGGGGCTGGCTGTCTGCCAGGAACGCCGTGGATGCTGCAGAGACACAAAACCTGtgaagcaggagcagcacaacCCTCACAGCCCCCTCACAGTGAGGATCTGCACTGCAGCTGTGttgaaaataaaaccactgCTCAAACCGTTGGGCTGTAATCACCAAGTGCAACTTCCTCTATCATGCAGAATGAcaagtcatagaatcatggaatcacagcatggtttggcttggaagggataTCCAGGTCtaccccctgccacaggcagggacaccttccactagcccaggttgctccaagccctgacCAGCTTGGCCATAAATACTGATTAACACTGTACAATGACAGCCGGACTTATAAATaaagaacagaagaaattaTGCAAATGTATCTCTATAAATTGGCATTTTTAATAGTATTTATAACTTAAGCATAGAATAAACCACCAAAAAGTCTCACAGAGTTTAATACTAAATCATCATCCTGCTGCCCAAGGCAATTTGCATATGACCATGGAAATCACCAGGAGCAGAGACAGAGGCTGAACCTCTGCCAGCTCAAGGATTGGAAGAACTATTTCTACAGCCCTTCAGCAGCCCAGGGCCACCTTAGACTGGAGCACCCCTTGTTTCTGCCTCAGGGAACGCGCACAGATCCAGCTCCCCAAGCACAGGGCACGCGTGAGGGACTCACCCAAGGTGGACCAGCCGAACATGGCCCCCACCACGATGAGGCGGATGATGAAGCTGACGGTGCCCGCGCCcgccagcagcaccagcctgcACACCAGCATGGCCACGGTCAGCGGCATCACGCAGTaccccagcacacacaggctCTGGAAGAAGGAGCTGCACAGGGAGACAGCAACAGGGAAAGAGCAGTcaggccaggcagggcaggactcGGTGCACAGGAGTGAGTGAACCACCACAGAACAAACCCGCACTCACATGGTGCCTCCCAGGAGCTTCGAGTTGAGCGTGATGACCACGGCCCCAAACCAGATGATGACAAAGACCTCGGCAAACTGGGGCCCTCCGTCATCCTTGCTGTCTGCAGAGCCACCCTGCAGCATCCTGGAGTGGGGAACAGGGAGAAACAGCTGCAGTGGGGAACAGACAGATGGAGGCATCAGCACTGATGGAGTTTTCCCAGACTGAAGTAGGTGCCAGAGCAGGAGCCCCAGCACTGATCCCCAGTTATGCTGCAGGCCCATAGTTTTTCATCCATTTAATTGTTTTCATTATATCCTCAGTTTtgcacaggaaaggaaaatggttGTGGCTCAACTGAGGTGATTTCAGTCAGTTTCCCTGTTTTGAGGTCTGTGAAAGCACTCAGAAGGGAATCAAGCCATGGACTACAGGCTGAGATGGAAATTAAAGTACCAAAGTTTTGGTACCActcaaagcagcagagcagtgtgtAATTGAACAAACCAGCCCCAGAGAAACCCTGGAATAACCATGGGATGCAGGCACTACAGCTGAACCAGAACACCTCATGACACCTTCAGTAAAACCATTCCTAGGCCAAGGGAGCAGGAAGAGTTATCCTTAAATCTTAAATTTAGGGACAGGAGGTGCTAATGGGCTTGAAGTGTCACAAACACATTTTATCAGAGAACCCAACCAAGCAGTGCTTGCACAAGACAGGGATCATATGAAATTGATCTTAACACATTAATTAGCAATTTTAAACGTCTCATTTCCCTCATGCACCAGGCTACAAAACTCCAAATTCCCCTGGAATACTCACAGAGCCAGGGAGACACACAGCACCAATGGGCCCCAGAGATcccctgcagggagagggaaaacaCATCACAGAAGTCACAGAACCATCTCAGGTCCCCTCTCCTGGGAGTGACAGAGCCCGCTGCCCAACTCCCAAGGTGCCATCTGCCACATCTCACTGCtttacaattttctttttcagcacCTTACACCATGATCTATAATAAAATTCATTCAAGACCCAGCAGCTGCTACAGCTCCCAGTTCCACCCATCCTGGCCCACACCGCCCTgcacagagccctggtgacaccccagctgtcagctctgctgctcaggaTGTTCAGCCCCCCTGAATCCCCATCCCCTGGATTCTGCCTCTCCCCTGGAGGTCAGGAAGGCCCCAGCACTTACAGTCCCTGAGGAGGGCACTGCTCTTCCTGGGATACATGACATGGACAAACTTCTTCCCAACAGCCTTCAGGTCCCTCATctgaaacaaacacaaaacactttCATTTATCCCCTCACAAGAATTCCAGCTCCCAGCTAAAGCAAAGAGGCAGAAGTAAAGGAACACAGATGGCAAATCAGGAGAGGATCCAACCCAACAAGTTCTGTAGCACCCTCTGCAACAAACAATGTCTGCTTTTCCTACATTCCTTAACAACCACAGCATCACATCCTTTTCTTAAAACAACCACAATATTGTATCTTTGAATAACACCAGAATATAACCAACAACGTGTCTGCTCCTCTAGGAAGagagaataaatgaaaaatacc
Encoded proteins:
- the YIPF6 gene encoding protein YIPF6 produces the protein MAAAEGSGAGGTLFPGLADVSISQDIPVEGEITVPVGSHSPDEDYSTLDEPVKDTIMRDLKAVGKKFVHVMYPRKSSALLRDWDLWGPLVLCVSLALMLQGGSADSKDDGGPQFAEVFVIIWFGAVVITLNSKLLGGTISFFQSLCVLGYCVMPLTVAMLVCRLVLLAGAGTVSFIIRLIVVGAMFGWSTLASTAFLADSQPPNRKALVVYPIFLFYFVISWMILTFTPQ